CTTGGTGCCCTTGGCATTCGCTGACCGCAGCGCCGACTCCATCGCCAGCCGGCCCCAGGGGCGCATCAACGCCGGCGATTCCAGCGCGTCTTCCGGCGGCTGGAAGAACGAGAGATCAGCCTCCACCGTGGTGCCGTCGGCCCGGGTGCGACTGTAGCGAAACGGCTCGCAGCCGGCCGCGAGATAGCGCGGGCGGCTCTGCGCATCGGACTTCAGATAGAGCTGGTCGCGCAGGATGAGGCCGATGAACAGGTCGTCCACATACAGCCCATGGCCACCGAACATCCGTCGCGATCGGACCGGTCCGAGTGGACTGAGCAACTCGCTGCAGTGCGCCGCAAAGGCATTGACCGGCGCTGCGGGCCGGCGAGTGGGCGAGCGTGTGACCATGGTGATCCACTCTAGCGCGCCCTGGCCGGCACGGCCACAATCGGCGCCACCGGGGCCATGCCTGGCCCGAAGGGAACTGGATGGAGCTTCCGAACGACGAGACCCTTGCGGCGCGCCGAGCGTTGCGAGACCAACTGATCCAGGCGCGTCTGGATCTGCCTGGCCGGTTGACCCTGGCCGATGAACTGCAGCGGGTGCTGCGGGTGTGGCTGGTGGCGCGCAAGGAGTTGCGCATCGCCGCCTACTGGCCGATCAAGGGCGAATTCGATCCCCTGCCGGCGCTCTACCGCTGGAGCGAGGTCGATCCGCAGCGCCGCATCGGCCTGCCGGTGGTGGACCGCGAGGAAGGCCGGCTGCGCTTTCATGTCTGGTATCCCGGCTGCCCGATGGAGGAAGACGCCACCGGCATCACCAAGCCCAAGGACACCGAAGCCTTCGATCCGCAACTGCTGCTGCTGCCCTGCCTGGGCTACGGGCCGGGCGGTATCCGGCTCGGTTATGGCGGCGGCTTCATGCAGCGCACCATCGCCCAGATTCATCCCCGGCCGGTGGTCGTGGGCGTGGGTTATGGCCACGGCTTCATGCCGACGCTGAGCCCCTTGCCCCATGATGTGCGACTGGACGCGATGCTGACCGAGACCGGGCTGGTCTGGGAGAATCCCCGCGCATGACAGCCGCCCTTGACTCCCGTCCCGTCGTGTCTGCTCCCCGCTCTGAAGCGGGCCTGGACACGCTCTACACCGCCCACCTCGCCGAGCAGCAGCGCCGCACCGAACACGCCCTGGCGCGTGGTGGTTTCGATGCGCTGGTGATTGCGTCTGGCATCGAGAAGTTCGCCTTCCTGGATGACCGTCCCTACGTCTTCCAGACCAATCCGCACTTCAAGCTCTGGGCGCCGCTGATCCAGCATCCGGACAGCTGGCTGGTCATCCGTCCGGGCCACAAGCCCCGACTGATCTATTGCCAGCCCGAGGACTACTGGCATGTGCCGCCTGCGGCGCCGAGCGGTTTCTGGGTCGACCACTTCGAGCTGATCGTCGTGCGCAAGCCGGCCGATGCGCTGCCGCATCTGCGGTTGCCCGGGCGCTTGGCCATCGTCGGCGAGGCCGATGCGGCGCTGGAGGGCGTGGTGCCCAACAATCCGCCCGAGGTGCTGAATCCGCTGCACTACGCGCGCGCCGTCAAGACGCCCTATGAGCTGCTGCGCATGCGTGAGGCGTCTGCGTTGGGCGCCAAGGCGCATCTGGCGTCGCAGCGCGCGTTCCGCGAGGGGCTGTCCGAAGCGCAGATTCACCGCGCCTATCTGGAGGCAGTGGGCCATGCGGAGCGGGAGCTGCCCTACAGCAACATCGTGGCGCTCAATGCGCATGCGGCGGTCCTGCATTACCAGTACCAGGATGTGGCGGCGCCGGCTCAATCGCTGTCGCTGCTGGTGGATGCCGGCGCCCAGAGCTGCGGTTATGCGTCTGACATCACCCGCACCACCGGCAACGGCGATCCGCACTTCCAGGCGCTGATCGATGCGATGGATGCGTCGCAGCGTCGACTGGTCGATCGCGTGCGCGCCGGCACTGACTATCGCGATATCCACCTCGCGTCCCACCGCGAGGTGGCGGGCATCTTGCGTCAGCTCGGCATCGTGAAGATGGACGAGGAAGCGATGCTGGCTCAGCGCGTGACGTCCACCTTCCTGCCGCACGGCATCGGCCATCTGCTGGGCCTGCAGGTGCATGACATCGGCGGCTTCATGGCCGGCGAGGACGGCGGCACCCTGCCCAAGCCCGACGGCCATCCCTACCTGCGACTCACCCGTGAGCTGCAGGCCGGCATGGTGGTGACGATCGAGCCGGGGCTCTACTTCATCCCGATGCTGCTCGACCAACTGCGCGCCACGCCGGCGGCTGCGTCGGTGGACTGGTCGCTGGTGAAGCACCTGAGCGCGTTTGGCGGCGTGCGCATCGAGGACGATGTGGCCTGCAACGCCGAGGGCGCTCCGGAGAACCTGACGCGGGATGCGTTTGATGCGTTGAGTTGAGGGCCGTGCCGCTGAGGCGGCACTTCCTCCCCACAGAGCGCCTCCGAGGGGGCGCTTTTTTGCGCCTGTCCGTCGTCAATCCCCGACAGCGTGTCGGCTGAACAGCGACGTAGCTGCGGGTGTCTGGGACCTTGTGCCCCTGACCGTCAGGATGACTGAGGGCAAATCAGGATCGGGTTTACGAGAGAGGGATACGTCCAGTTGAGGGTATCCGCCGATGGAGCTGTTGCGTGGAGAAGTCACTCCAATGACATGTCTTTGCATAGTCGACATTTGAATTAATGACCTGGTAACAATTCGCATGGCGCCAGGCTCGCTGCATCCAGCGGGCCGTCCCAGCAGCGCCGAACAACGGCGCTTCATCGAGCGTCCACCCTTAGGAGCCCAGTTCCATGTCTCGACTCATTCCAAAGCAACCGAAGCTGTTGCTGACCAGTGTGGCCGTTGCGAGCAGCCTGTCCTGTGCGGCGGCGATGGCCCAGTCCGATGTGCCTGCGACCACGCAACTCGAGCGTGTGGAGGTGACCGGCTCCAACATCAAGCGTCTGGCCTCCGAGACGGCCTCGCCGGTGCAGGTCTACAACCGCGACGAGATTCGTCGTACAGGCGGCACCACGGTTCGTCAGGTGCTGGACACGCTGACGGCCACGACCAGCAACGAGCTGCGTGACGATGGCAACAACTCGAGCTTTGCCTCCGGGGCCACCGGCGTGTCGATGCGTGGCCTGGGCAAGGGCGCGACCCTGGTGCTGCTCAATGGTCGCCGTGTCGCCAACTATGGCCTGGCCGATGGCGCGAAGGACACCTTCGTCAACATCGACTCGATCCCGTCGGACGTGGTGGAGCGCATCGAAGTCCTCAAGGACGGCGCCTCCGCCATCTACGGCTCCGATGCGATGGCCGGCGTGATCAACATCATCACGCGGCGCAGCTACAACGGCGTTGGCGTGTCCGCCAGCTATGTCTACAACGACAACCCCAGCGTCGGGGACCAGAAGACCGCCAGCATCGTGGCGGGTTACGGCGATCTGGAGCGGGACCGCTTCAACATCTTCGGCAACATCGAGGCCTATCGCCGCGAGGGCTACACCGTGGCTGACGTCAAGGACAGCTACCCAGCCTGGCACAAGGGCATCGTGAGCCCGTCGTTCGGTGATCCGTCGGTGACGTCATTCCCGGGCAACCTGCGCAATCCGACCACCAATGCCCGTGTACCGGTGGCCGGTTGCTCGACCATCTCCGCCGGCGCCTGCGTGACGGACCTGAACGGCATCAACCCGCTCTCGGATCCCGCGCACCGCATCAACCTGTTCACCGGCGCTCGGTTCAAGATCAACGAGGACATTCAGGCCTTTGCTGAACTGTCCTACTCGAAGACCACCACCGAGTACTACAACCTGCCCATGACGATTGCGTCCGGTGCGACCTCGCGCTGGTACGACGGCTACAACAAGGTGGCTCAATCGGTGCCGAATCCGCGGCTGGCGGTCGGCAACCCGGCCAACCCGTTCGCGGTGCCGGTCGGCATCGACTATCGCTTCATGGATGACCCCAGCATCTTTGGTTATGACAATGACGCCAGCCAGTACCGGGCCATGGTGGGGTTGCAAGGCAACTTCCGCGGCTATGACTGGGAAGTCGCCGGTGGACGCGTCAATGCCAAGGCCGACAAGCTGAGCCGTTGGGGCTCTCGCGACCTGTTCGCCGCGGTGGCGTCCGGCGAGTACAAGATCGGTGGACCGAACAGCAAGGAGTTGCTGGACAAGTACTTCCCGATCCAGGGTTCGAACGGCAAGAACCATCAGAACTGGGTGGATGCCAAGGTCAGCGGCGAGATCGCGCAACTGCCGGGGGGGCCGCTGGCCTTCGCCGTGGGCGCCGAGCACCGAGAGGAGGCTGTCAGCATCATTTCGACCCAGAACGTGCTGCGGGCCGAAATCATCGGTCGCGGCTCGGTGCTGATCGATGGTGACCGGAAGCTGGACGCGGCATTCCTGGAGCTGAATGCGCCGGTGTTCAAAGGCCTGGAGCTGAACGGCGCGCTGCGTTGGGACAAGGCGTCGGGCTTCGATGGTCGCGTGTCGCCGAAGTTCGGCGTCCGTTATGAGGTCATGCCGCAACTGCTGTTGCGCGGAACGGTGGCTGGCGGCTTCCGCGCCCCGAACATCCCGGAGACCCTGGGCCAGGTCGGTGTGACCGGATTCTTCAACAACACCGTCGACCCCCGTCGTTGCGAAACCGCCACCGCGCTGCGCAGCATCCTGCAAAAGGGCACGGCAGCCGATCGATCCGACGCCACGACGGCGTTCAATAGTGGCTGCCTGGCCTCATTGCCTGCGATGATTTCGGCCAATCCGAACCTGAAGCCGGAAACATCGAAGAGCTTGACGGTGGGCTTCGTGTTCGAACCCGTCAAGAACCTGTCGCTCGCGGTGGACTACTTCAAGATCGAACGCAAGAACGAAATCAGCTCGCGGGACCCGGCCTACGTGCTGGAACGCGAAGGCACGGCGGGTTACGAGAGCATGATCAGCCGTGGCGCGTTGACCGATCAGGAGCAGGCCTGGGTGACTCGGGCCAAGGCCCTCGATCCGGTTGCGGCAGCCAACCTGAACTGGCAAGCCGGTCAGATCACCTCGCTGCTGCTGCAGTACGAGAACTTCGGCAAGACGGAGACCTCCGGCGTGGACATCGACGTCAAGGGTCGGGTCTCCTCCGGGGAGTTCGGCACGCTGAACCTCGGCGTCGCGGCGACCTATGCGCTCACCTACAAGCCCTGGGACATCGACGCCGGCGAATGGCGACCTAACCAGGTCAGCAAGTACACCAACCCGCGCTTGAAGGCCGTGTTCTCGGCCTACTGGACCAAGGGTCCGTGGACCACGGGGCTGCGCTTCAACTACACCTCGAAGACTTCGCTCAACTATGACGAGACGGACGAGTCGGCGTGGGGTGAGGCGGCCTGCAGGACACGTCTGAACCCGGGCAGCCTGCCTTGCTTCATCGACGAGGACCTTCGGACCGACTTCAGCCTGGCCTACACCGGCATCAAGAACCTGCGCCTGTCGCTCAACATCAACAACTTGATGGGGGATGAGCGTCCGGTGAATCTGCGTGGGGGTTACAGCATCCGGCCGCGTGCGTTCAAGGTGGGCGCGTCTTACGAATTCTGATCACGGCGCCGGCTGAGGCTGGCGCATGTCAGATTCACGACAAGGGGCCGCATGGCCCCTTTGTCATGAACCGCGATCTGAATGTGAAAGGGCCCCGTCAGTCACGACGGGGCCCTTGTTCATTGGGGCGATCGGCCTCATGGCAGCTGGACGACTGCGGACAGTGCTGCCCGCTGCCGTGCTGCGCAGGCTCAGACCTTGCGACGACGCGCCAGACCCACACCCGCCAGCGCGATGCCGACCAGCGCCAGCGAGGCCGGCTCCGGCACGTTCTGGTTGTCCTGGCTCAGGCCCGAGAAGGTCAGGCCCCAGCTGTTCAGGCGGCCGTTGTCGAAGGCGGTGACGTCAGACAC
The Roseateles amylovorans genome window above contains:
- a CDS encoding TfoX/Sxy family protein, producing MVTRSPTRRPAAPVNAFAAHCSELLSPLGPVRSRRMFGGHGLYVDDLFIGLILRDQLYLKSDAQSRPRYLAAGCEPFRYSRTRADGTTVEADLSFFQPPEDALESPALMRPWGRLAMESALRSANAKGTKVAKAAEKTKSAKPTQRVKSHRGANGLEAVKPSPAAVRKKTA
- a CDS encoding 5-formyltetrahydrofolate cyclo-ligase, whose product is MELPNDETLAARRALRDQLIQARLDLPGRLTLADELQRVLRVWLVARKELRIAAYWPIKGEFDPLPALYRWSEVDPQRRIGLPVVDREEGRLRFHVWYPGCPMEEDATGITKPKDTEAFDPQLLLLPCLGYGPGGIRLGYGGGFMQRTIAQIHPRPVVVGVGYGHGFMPTLSPLPHDVRLDAMLTETGLVWENPRA
- the pepQ gene encoding Xaa-Pro dipeptidase is translated as MSAPRSEAGLDTLYTAHLAEQQRRTEHALARGGFDALVIASGIEKFAFLDDRPYVFQTNPHFKLWAPLIQHPDSWLVIRPGHKPRLIYCQPEDYWHVPPAAPSGFWVDHFELIVVRKPADALPHLRLPGRLAIVGEADAALEGVVPNNPPEVLNPLHYARAVKTPYELLRMREASALGAKAHLASQRAFREGLSEAQIHRAYLEAVGHAERELPYSNIVALNAHAAVLHYQYQDVAAPAQSLSLLVDAGAQSCGYASDITRTTGNGDPHFQALIDAMDASQRRLVDRVRAGTDYRDIHLASHREVAGILRQLGIVKMDEEAMLAQRVTSTFLPHGIGHLLGLQVHDIGGFMAGEDGGTLPKPDGHPYLRLTRELQAGMVVTIEPGLYFIPMLLDQLRATPAAASVDWSLVKHLSAFGGVRIEDDVACNAEGAPENLTRDAFDALS
- a CDS encoding TonB-dependent receptor — translated: MSRLIPKQPKLLLTSVAVASSLSCAAAMAQSDVPATTQLERVEVTGSNIKRLASETASPVQVYNRDEIRRTGGTTVRQVLDTLTATTSNELRDDGNNSSFASGATGVSMRGLGKGATLVLLNGRRVANYGLADGAKDTFVNIDSIPSDVVERIEVLKDGASAIYGSDAMAGVINIITRRSYNGVGVSASYVYNDNPSVGDQKTASIVAGYGDLERDRFNIFGNIEAYRREGYTVADVKDSYPAWHKGIVSPSFGDPSVTSFPGNLRNPTTNARVPVAGCSTISAGACVTDLNGINPLSDPAHRINLFTGARFKINEDIQAFAELSYSKTTTEYYNLPMTIASGATSRWYDGYNKVAQSVPNPRLAVGNPANPFAVPVGIDYRFMDDPSIFGYDNDASQYRAMVGLQGNFRGYDWEVAGGRVNAKADKLSRWGSRDLFAAVASGEYKIGGPNSKELLDKYFPIQGSNGKNHQNWVDAKVSGEIAQLPGGPLAFAVGAEHREEAVSIISTQNVLRAEIIGRGSVLIDGDRKLDAAFLELNAPVFKGLELNGALRWDKASGFDGRVSPKFGVRYEVMPQLLLRGTVAGGFRAPNIPETLGQVGVTGFFNNTVDPRRCETATALRSILQKGTAADRSDATTAFNSGCLASLPAMISANPNLKPETSKSLTVGFVFEPVKNLSLAVDYFKIERKNEISSRDPAYVLEREGTAGYESMISRGALTDQEQAWVTRAKALDPVAAANLNWQAGQITSLLLQYENFGKTETSGVDIDVKGRVSSGEFGTLNLGVAATYALTYKPWDIDAGEWRPNQVSKYTNPRLKAVFSAYWTKGPWTTGLRFNYTSKTSLNYDETDESAWGEAACRTRLNPGSLPCFIDEDLRTDFSLAYTGIKNLRLSLNINNLMGDERPVNLRGGYSIRPRAFKVGASYEF